A genomic segment from Aegilops tauschii subsp. strangulata cultivar AL8/78 chromosome 1, Aet v6.0, whole genome shotgun sequence encodes:
- the LOC109741996 gene encoding ABC transporter D family member 1-like, whose product MIIYLLSREEAEMKIRSLYKASNRSGALELLDDHLKTVLANVRLVYLLEREGWDSTPNWEDILSLGEQQRLGMARLFFHHPKFGILDECTKYVATSVDVEEHLYRLATSMGITVITSSHRPALIPFQSVELKLIDGEGNWELCEIQHLLTPPARVWLSVTYAIQKMLLLQQFVHIGSPSRPSRSRSSMYNCES is encoded by the exons ATGATCATATACCTTCTGTCAAGGGAGGAAGCAGAGATGAAGATTCGTTCATTATATAAAGCTA GCAACAGGTCTGGTGCTCTTGAGTTGCTAGATGACCACCTGAAGACAGTTCTTGCGAATGTCCGGTTAGTCTATCTTCTAGAGAGAGAAGGTTGGGACTCTACTCCCAACTGGGAAGACATTTTGTCGCTGGGAGAACAACAGAGGCTTGGGATG GCTCGTTTGTTCTTCCACCATCCTAAGTTCGGTATCCTCGACGAGTGCACGAAATATGT CGCCACAAGTGTTGATGTTGAAGAGCATTTATATAGGCTAGCAACTAGTATGGGCATAACTGTGATCACTTCGTCACAT AGGCCTGCTCTCATACCGTTCCAGTCCGTGGAGCTTAAACTCATTGACGGTGAGGGGAACTGGGAGCTATGCGAGATCCAACATTTATTGACACCACCAGCTAGAGTTTGGCTCTCAGTCACTTATGCCATACAGAAGATGCTGCTACTGCAGCAATTTGTTCATATCGGGTCGCCCTCCCGACCATCTAGAAGCAGGAGTAGCATGTACAACTGTGAATCCTAA